Proteins encoded together in one Paramormyrops kingsleyae isolate MSU_618 unplaced genomic scaffold, PKINGS_0.4 ups70, whole genome shotgun sequence window:
- the LOC140586480 gene encoding uncharacterized protein — MGSGVRCLRTVVAAMQEHCPNPNRAACVEIAKMIMSKYPLTFADTTEEGEQLGTGYYSLVNKLKTRVEHVNRNNVTARIRTPRSLTETSDSTTTTKAVRCKVDSYGCFNWQPRCLPEGEISDSLEDRRKNMAAIFHSVGPRAVDKPDVDQSMSLTFIYQRHMINTCPPPSVSDTEDQWPFLFTKRGVCAHFKTLTGIDICDRVGEALQTKGKRIIYFFQRQTQNRDMQSLLQDIEGDTTTMQQTQTSIAVVLLLMKHFLEKEDSIFILVDETATKSSIEKDWTLPATPRLIMLGNTFLSAKKWIVSIDVKVAYILVEHLSFADALSVFFACFYVFNIEYQEPACATLELIQRFFVRINPGDGTKCTAKTGTSRKTGEMVKRKTTVINNRVSSFLRHLTEFEWRNLD; from the exons atggggtccggggtccgctgct TGAGAACTGTGGTGGCTGCCATGCAGGAACACTGTCCAAATCCCAACAGGGCTGCCTGTGTAGAGATTGCAAAAATGATTATGTCAAAATATCCTTTGACCTTTGCAGACACAACTGAGGAAGGTGAACAGTTGGGAACAGGTTATTATTCACTTGTTAATAAACTTAAGACTAGAGTTGAACATGTCAATCGTAACAACGTAACTGCAAGAATACGGACACCAAGGTCATTGACAGAAACTAGTGATAGTACCACTACCACCAAAGCAGTACGGTGCAAAGTAGATAGCTATGGCTGCTTCAATTGGCAACCAAGATGTCTTCCAGAAGGAGAGATATCTGACTCTTTAGAAGATAGAAGAAAAAATATGGCAGCTATATTTCACTCTGTTGGCCCCAGAGCTGTGGACAAGCCAGATGTTGACCAGTCAATGAGTCTGACATTCATTTATCAACGTCACATGATAAATACCTGCCCTCCTCCCAGTGTCAGTGACACTGAAGATCAGTGGCCTTTTCTCTTTACAAAAAGAGGAGTCTGTGCCCATTTCAAAACTCTCACAGGTATTGATATCTGTGATCGAGTAGGAGAGGCTCTTCAAACCAAAGGGAAGAGGATCATATACTTCTTCCAAAGGCAGACACAGAACAGAGACATGCAGAGTCTTCTACAGGACATTGAGGGAGACACCACAACCATGCAGCAGACCCAGACCAGCATAGCGGTAGTGCTTCTTTTGATGAAGCACTTCCTTGAAAAGGAGGACTCCATCTTCATTTTGGTAGAT GAAACCGCAACAAAGTCATCAATAGAGAAAGATTGGACCCTGCCAGCCACGCCGAGACTGATAATGCTTG GGAATACATTCCTCTCTGCAAAAAAGTGGATAGTGAGCATTGATGTAAAGGTGGCCTACATTTTGGTGGAGCACCTGAGTTTTGCAGATGCCTTGTCTGTGTTTTTTGCATGTTTCTATGTTTTCAACATAGAATACCAGGAGCCTGCCTGTGCGACACTTGAACTCATACAACG ATTCTTTGTGAGGATAAATCCAGGAGATGGAACAAAATGCACTGCAAAAACTGGCACGAGTCGTAAGACAGGAGAAATGGTGAAGAGGAAAACAACAGTCATCAACAACAGAGTGTCATCCTTTCTTCGCCACCTAACAGAGTTTGAGTGGAGGAACTTAGATTAA